A genomic region of Candidatus Krumholzibacteriota bacterium contains the following coding sequences:
- a CDS encoding glycogen/starch/alpha-glucan phosphorylase: MDKRALFEKYGIFHKGMDANDIKECFANHLEYSLSKDQYTATVRDLYYSLALTVRDRIIEQWITTQQLYHRRDARRVYYLSAEFLMGRALVNNLINLDLYDEARKAMAGLGLNFDDLVEQEPDAGLGNGGLGRLAACFLDSMAALEIPAYGYGIRYEFGIFEQVIRDLGQVELPDSWLKFGNPWEIERPEYNFTVKFYGKIKNSEWPNGRPKKEWVETSNVIGIAHDTPVCGYDNHTVNTLRLWSSKASNEFDLDYFQHGDYLKAVEEKNLSENISKVLYPNDSAIAGRELRLKQQYFFVSCSIQDIIRRYLTNHLNFDDFPKKVAIQMNDTHPSLSILELMRILVDEQHLEWDQAWEITTKTCAYTNHTILSEALEQWRVEMFGNLLPRHLEIIYEINSRFMRDVSIRYLGDDDRMRKLSIINEEGSKRIRMAHLAIVGSHSVNGVAALHTELLKEGIFKEFDELFPGRINNKTNGITPRRWLLSANPGLAGLITKHIGKGWIKDLSEIRKIEPLARDDQFQKEYDQVKKANKEELVGITDDLTGYSIDADSIFDVQIKRIHEYKRQMLNILHVIYCWLRLKNEPGFDMHPRTFLFAGKTAPAYYISKMVIKLICHAAEMINRDPKTSDLIKIAFLPNYRVSLAERIIPAADLSEQISTAGYEASGTGNMKLSLNGALTIGTLDGANIEILEEVGRENIFIFGHTADEIRTISQSYDAGKYYAADPVLKETIDLITGGFFSAGEREMFKPLIDNLLHSDHFLTLADFEAYRDCQLKVGEVYRDRAGWIEKAVLNVARMGKFSSDRTILEYNRDIWKADTYNIPYEKPEYEEDCDCDKKRGREKTATRK, from the coding sequence ATGGATAAGCGTGCTCTTTTTGAAAAATACGGGATATTCCATAAGGGAATGGACGCGAATGATATCAAGGAATGTTTCGCAAATCACCTGGAATATTCGCTGTCAAAAGACCAGTATACAGCTACGGTCAGAGATCTCTATTATTCTCTCGCCCTTACCGTCCGGGACAGGATTATCGAACAGTGGATCACCACGCAGCAGCTGTACCACAGACGTGACGCGAGGCGGGTATATTACCTCTCCGCTGAATTTCTCATGGGAAGAGCCCTTGTCAACAACCTGATAAACCTCGACCTTTACGATGAAGCAAGGAAAGCGATGGCCGGACTCGGCCTCAACTTCGATGATCTCGTCGAACAGGAACCTGACGCCGGTCTTGGAAATGGCGGACTTGGAAGGCTGGCCGCCTGTTTTCTCGATTCCATGGCCGCTCTTGAGATCCCCGCGTACGGTTATGGGATAAGGTACGAATTCGGAATATTCGAACAGGTCATAAGAGACCTCGGCCAGGTCGAACTGCCCGATTCCTGGCTCAAGTTCGGCAACCCATGGGAAATAGAAAGACCTGAGTACAATTTCACCGTCAAGTTCTACGGCAAGATAAAAAACTCTGAGTGGCCTAATGGACGCCCGAAAAAGGAATGGGTCGAGACAAGCAACGTGATCGGCATCGCCCATGACACTCCAGTATGTGGATATGATAATCATACGGTAAATACGCTGCGGCTCTGGTCTTCGAAAGCGTCCAACGAGTTCGATCTTGATTATTTCCAGCATGGGGATTATCTCAAGGCTGTCGAGGAGAAAAACCTCTCGGAAAATATCTCCAAGGTCCTCTATCCGAATGACAGCGCCATAGCGGGACGTGAACTCAGGCTCAAACAGCAGTATTTCTTCGTGTCATGTTCGATTCAGGATATTATACGCCGCTATCTCACCAATCATCTCAACTTCGACGATTTCCCCAAAAAGGTCGCGATACAGATGAACGACACTCACCCCTCCCTTTCGATTCTCGAGCTTATGAGGATCCTGGTAGACGAACAGCACCTCGAATGGGACCAGGCATGGGAAATAACTACAAAGACCTGCGCTTACACGAATCATACGATCCTTTCGGAAGCACTGGAACAGTGGCGCGTCGAGATGTTCGGCAATCTTCTGCCGAGGCATCTTGAGATCATCTATGAGATAAACAGCCGTTTCATGAGAGACGTATCGATCCGTTATCTCGGAGATGACGACAGGATGCGTAAGCTGTCGATCATCAACGAAGAGGGCAGCAAAAGGATCAGGATGGCCCACCTGGCGATAGTCGGCTCACATTCGGTAAACGGCGTCGCCGCCCTTCACACGGAACTCCTGAAAGAAGGGATCTTCAAGGAATTCGACGAACTCTTCCCCGGCAGGATAAATAACAAGACGAACGGTATCACTCCGAGAAGGTGGCTGCTTTCGGCCAATCCCGGTCTTGCCGGCCTGATAACAAAACATATCGGAAAGGGATGGATAAAGGATCTTTCGGAAATACGCAAGATCGAACCACTTGCCAGGGACGATCAGTTCCAGAAAGAGTACGACCAGGTTAAAAAGGCGAACAAGGAAGAACTTGTGGGAATCACCGACGACCTGACCGGTTATTCGATAGACGCCGATTCGATATTCGACGTCCAGATCAAAAGGATACATGAATACAAGAGACAGATGCTCAATATTCTTCACGTCATATATTGCTGGCTCAGGTTGAAGAACGAACCGGGGTTCGATATGCATCCGCGGACTTTCCTCTTCGCCGGCAAAACAGCTCCAGCCTATTATATCTCGAAGATGGTCATAAAGCTTATCTGCCACGCCGCCGAAATGATAAACCGCGATCCGAAGACCTCCGATCTCATCAAGATCGCGTTTCTTCCCAATTACCGGGTCTCTCTGGCCGAAAGAATAATCCCGGCCGCCGATCTCTCCGAACAGATATCGACGGCGGGTTATGAAGCATCGGGCACTGGAAATATGAAACTGTCGCTGAACGGAGCGTTGACTATAGGCACTCTTGACGGAGCCAATATAGAGATACTCGAAGAGGTAGGCAGGGAGAATATATTTATCTTCGGTCACACGGCGGACGAGATCAGGACTATCTCGCAATCATACGACGCGGGGAAATACTACGCCGCGGATCCGGTGCTCAAGGAAACGATCGACCTGATAACCGGTGGATTTTTCTCCGCCGGGGAGAGGGAGATGTTCAAACCTCTTATCGACAACCTTCTTCATTCCGATCATTTCCTTACTCTCGCCGATTTCGAAGCGTACCGGGATTGTCAGCTGAAAGTCGGGGAGGTCTATCGCGATCGGGCCGGATGGATCGAGAAAGCTGTACTGAATGTCGCGAGAATGGGAAAATTCTCATCCGACCGGACGATACTTGAATATAACAGGGATATATGGAAGGCCGATACATACAATATCCCTTACGAAAAACCTGAATATGAAGAAGATTGCGACTGCGATAAAAAGAGGGGACGGGAGAAAACGGCGACGAGGAAGTAA
- the ald gene encoding alanine dehydrogenase, giving the protein MIIGVPKEIKKDEYRVALRPVGAESLKKMGHKVLIEKGAGIGSGFSDAEYRAAGAQIIPTAKAVFAKAEMIIKVKEPQPVEIKMIRKGQIIFTYFHFAADRSLTEGMARTGAISIAYETMEDYDGTLPLLTPMSEVAGRMATQEGAKYLERPMGGMGVLLGGVPGTSPAHVTVIGGGVVGTHAAKMAAGLGASVTILELDLERIRYLNDILPPNITCLISDPENIRNEVMKADLLIGAVLIKGAKAPKLVTKKMIKTMKPGSVVVDVAVDQGGCIETIKPTTHTNPTYLVDGVVHYAVANMPGAVARTSTIALTNATFPYAVEIANKGYERAAVENETIWTGINIIEGKITDPAVAQAFRMKYTPLEDII; this is encoded by the coding sequence ATGATTATTGGCGTTCCAAAGGAAATAAAAAAAGACGAGTACCGCGTTGCCCTGCGCCCGGTAGGGGCTGAATCCCTTAAAAAAATGGGACACAAGGTGCTTATAGAAAAAGGGGCCGGAATCGGCAGTGGTTTTTCTGATGCCGAGTACCGCGCTGCCGGAGCGCAGATCATTCCCACAGCCAAAGCTGTCTTCGCCAAGGCTGAAATGATAATCAAGGTCAAGGAACCGCAGCCGGTAGAGATAAAGATGATCCGCAAGGGCCAGATCATTTTCACCTATTTCCATTTCGCCGCCGATCGCAGCCTCACCGAGGGGATGGCTCGCACCGGAGCGATATCGATTGCTTACGAGACGATGGAAGATTATGACGGTACTCTTCCGCTCCTCACCCCGATGAGCGAAGTCGCCGGAAGAATGGCTACCCAGGAAGGGGCCAAGTACCTTGAGCGCCCGATGGGTGGAATGGGCGTCCTCCTCGGCGGCGTCCCCGGCACATCCCCTGCCCATGTCACAGTCATCGGCGGAGGCGTAGTGGGAACGCACGCTGCGAAGATGGCAGCAGGCCTCGGCGCCAGCGTCACGATCCTCGAACTCGATCTCGAGAGGATCCGTTACCTCAATGATATTCTTCCTCCTAATATCACATGCCTTATCTCGGATCCGGAAAATATACGTAACGAAGTGATGAAAGCCGACCTCTTGATAGGCGCAGTGCTGATCAAGGGCGCGAAAGCACCGAAACTCGTTACGAAAAAGATGATAAAGACCATGAAACCAGGTTCGGTTGTAGTCGACGTGGCGGTCGACCAGGGCGGATGCATAGAGACGATCAAACCCACGACTCATACAAACCCGACTTACCTCGTCGATGGCGTCGTTCATTACGCGGTCGCCAACATGCCGGGCGCGGTCGCCAGGACATCGACGATCGCCCTTACCAACGCGACCTTCCCCTACGCGGTTGAAATCGCCAACAAGGGATACGAAAGGGCCGCGGTAGAGAACGAGACGATCTGGACGGGAATCAACATCATCGAGGGCAAGATCACTGATCCAGCCGTCGCGCAGGCTTTCAGAATGAAATATACTCCTCTTGAGGATATCATCTGA
- a CDS encoding diaminopropionate ammonia-lyase — protein sequence MEEFYINEAASISAGGGSCRSVSLSFHRKMPGYIPTPLVESPRAAERLGVARVFVKDESNRLSLPSFKILGASWAVYRILKQKITGLDTAWSDLDRLRIIARGHLPGRLITATDGNHGRAVARVASWLGIEARIFMPQGSSRHRIEAIRSEGADVTVVEGDYDHAVSEAAAIAGKREWLIQDMAWEGYEDIPRAIVEGYSTIFSEIQCQLDLLPPGEESPRQGDIMPGHPAIDLAAVQIGVGSLAEAAVRYLSNRSETSTPVLLGVEPASAACALAAVKENRVVKVRERGDTIMAGLNCGKVSRSALPVIRRGIGYFVAIEDRWTFEAMRILASDGIVSGESGAAGLAGLIYLSEGSSEGGIGKMTGIGPKSNILLISTEGITDPDIYRTATGGKNR from the coding sequence ATGGAAGAATTCTATATCAATGAGGCAGCTTCGATATCTGCCGGAGGTGGGTCATGCCGATCCGTCTCCCTCTCCTTTCACAGGAAGATGCCTGGATACATCCCCACTCCACTGGTGGAATCTCCACGCGCCGCGGAAAGACTTGGAGTGGCACGGGTCTTCGTCAAGGATGAATCAAACAGGCTTTCTCTTCCTTCGTTCAAGATCCTCGGAGCCTCCTGGGCTGTATATCGCATCCTGAAACAAAAGATCACCGGGCTCGATACCGCCTGGAGCGATCTGGACAGATTGAGGATCATTGCCAGAGGCCATCTTCCAGGCAGGTTGATCACGGCGACCGATGGAAACCACGGGAGAGCCGTCGCGAGAGTCGCTTCGTGGCTTGGAATCGAGGCGCGTATCTTCATGCCGCAAGGTTCATCAAGACACAGGATCGAAGCGATTCGATCGGAAGGAGCCGATGTTACCGTAGTTGAGGGAGATTATGATCATGCCGTTTCAGAGGCAGCGGCGATCGCCGGGAAGAGGGAATGGTTGATTCAGGATATGGCATGGGAAGGGTACGAGGATATACCCCGAGCGATAGTCGAGGGATATTCGACGATCTTCAGCGAAATACAATGCCAGCTTGATTTGTTGCCGCCCGGGGAGGAATCGCCGCGGCAGGGCGATATCATGCCGGGACACCCGGCGATCGATCTTGCCGCCGTGCAGATAGGGGTCGGTTCACTCGCTGAAGCGGCTGTGAGATATTTAAGCAACCGGTCCGAGACTTCCACGCCGGTTCTTCTGGGAGTCGAACCGGCCAGCGCCGCTTGCGCTCTTGCGGCGGTAAAAGAAAACAGGGTCGTCAAGGTCAGGGAGCGCGGTGATACGATTATGGCTGGACTTAACTGCGGAAAAGTATCGAGAAGCGCCTTACCCGTGATAAGACGGGGAATCGGGTATTTCGTGGCGATCGAAGACAGATGGACTTTCGAAGCGATGAGGATCCTTGCTTCCGACGGTATCGTCTCGGGAGAATCGGGGGCCGCGGGCCTTGCGGGGCTCATTTATCTTTCAGAGGGAAGCAGCGAAGGCGGGATCGGGAAGATGACGGGAATCGGACCGAAGAGCAACATCCTTTTGATATCGACCGAGGGAATAACCGATCCGGACATATACCGGACAGCGACAGGCGGGAAAAATAGATGA
- a CDS encoding methylated-DNA--[protein]-cysteine S-methyltransferase, whose product MEKRIYRFVDSPVGLLFLGITEGCLSDLSFAAERGRFDPGDGWKKAREPFRDIVSQLEAYFGGELKRFDIPLLLRGTGFQRSAWSELLRIPYGKTISYGEQARRMGNPKACRAVGGANRANPVAVIVPCHRVIGKSGRLTGFGGGLPIKEQLLALEKASGFIPL is encoded by the coding sequence ATGGAAAAAAGAATTTACAGATTCGTCGACAGTCCTGTCGGGCTTCTTTTTCTCGGTATTACGGAAGGCTGCCTGAGCGATCTCTCCTTCGCGGCGGAGAGGGGAAGGTTCGACCCCGGAGATGGCTGGAAAAAGGCCAGGGAACCGTTCAGGGATATTGTCTCGCAGCTCGAGGCATATTTCGGCGGTGAGTTGAAGAGATTCGATATCCCCCTGCTCCTTCGTGGGACCGGGTTTCAACGGTCGGCATGGAGTGAGCTTTTGAGAATACCATATGGGAAGACGATCTCATATGGCGAGCAGGCAAGGAGGATGGGAAACCCGAAAGCCTGCAGGGCGGTGGGAGGGGCAAACAGGGCAAATCCGGTCGCCGTGATCGTCCCGTGTCATCGCGTCATAGGAAAGAGCGGACGGCTGACAGGATTCGGTGGTGGTCTTCCGATCAAGGAGCAACTTCTCGCTCTTGAAAAAGCATCGGGGTTCATTCCACTTTGA
- a CDS encoding Smr/MutS family protein yields MSEKEEYFEYPIDGTLDLHTFAASEVKGLIDEYLLQCRKTGINEVRIIHGKGTGALRETVHALLRRLEYVSSFRLAGEERRGWGATIVTLKDI; encoded by the coding sequence ATGTCTGAAAAGGAAGAATATTTCGAATATCCGATCGACGGCACGCTCGACCTTCATACCTTCGCCGCTTCAGAGGTAAAAGGCCTTATTGATGAATATCTTCTCCAATGCCGCAAAACTGGCATCAACGAAGTCCGGATAATACACGGAAAGGGGACGGGGGCGCTAAGAGAGACTGTTCATGCTCTTCTTCGCCGCCTTGAATATGTCAGTTCGTTCCGGCTCGCAGGTGAGGAAAGGAGAGGCTGGGGAGCAACGATCGTCACGCTTAAAGATATCTGA
- the gdhA gene encoding NADP-specific glutamate dehydrogenase: MAKDVAAFMSYVEARDPNQPEFLQAVHEVATSLMPFIKKNPKYAEARILERIVEPERVFMFRVPWVDDKGDIQVNRGFRIQMNSAIGPYKGGLRFHPSVNLGILKFLAFEQVFKNAITTLPMGGGKGGSDFDPKGKSDGEVMRFCQSFMSELFRHIGANTDVPAGDIGVGGREIGFLFGQYKRLRNEFTGVLTGKGRNWGGSLIRPEATGYGQVYFAEEMLKTRGDSMEGKICTVSGSGNVAQYAAEKALDLGAKVVSFSDSGGTVYDAKGIDREKLAFVMELKNVKRGRIKEYADKFGAKYLEGKRPWNIKCDVALPSATQNEVNGKDAKALIDNGCICVSEGANMPSTPEAIEVYLGAKILYGLGKAANAGGVSVSGLEMSQNSLRYNWTREEVDAKLLGIMKAIHEQCVEYGKKGNFVNYVDGANIAGFIKVADSMIDQGLV, encoded by the coding sequence ATGGCTAAAGATGTAGCTGCATTCATGTCTTATGTCGAAGCGCGTGATCCGAACCAGCCCGAATTCCTTCAGGCGGTTCATGAAGTCGCTACTTCACTGATGCCTTTCATCAAAAAAAATCCGAAATATGCTGAAGCAAGGATTCTGGAGAGGATCGTTGAACCTGAGAGGGTTTTCATGTTCCGTGTTCCCTGGGTAGATGACAAAGGTGATATCCAGGTAAACCGCGGATTCCGTATTCAGATGAACAGCGCCATAGGTCCCTATAAAGGTGGACTTCGTTTCCATCCGTCAGTGAACCTCGGCATCCTCAAGTTCCTTGCCTTTGAACAGGTCTTCAAGAACGCGATCACGACCCTCCCGATGGGTGGCGGAAAAGGCGGATCAGATTTTGATCCCAAGGGAAAATCAGATGGCGAAGTCATGCGTTTCTGCCAGTCGTTTATGAGTGAACTTTTCCGTCATATCGGCGCAAACACAGACGTCCCGGCCGGTGATATCGGTGTCGGCGGCAGGGAGATCGGTTTCCTCTTCGGACAGTACAAGAGACTCAGAAACGAGTTCACCGGCGTACTTACCGGCAAAGGCCGGAACTGGGGCGGAAGCCTCATTCGTCCGGAAGCCACGGGATATGGGCAGGTCTATTTCGCCGAAGAGATGCTCAAGACCAGGGGCGACTCGATGGAAGGAAAGATCTGCACAGTGTCAGGTTCCGGGAACGTGGCTCAGTACGCTGCTGAAAAAGCTCTCGATCTCGGCGCGAAAGTCGTGTCATTCTCAGATTCAGGCGGAACTGTTTACGATGCCAAAGGAATCGACAGGGAGAAACTCGCTTTCGTCATGGAACTGAAAAATGTCAAACGCGGCCGCATCAAGGAATACGCCGACAAATTCGGCGCCAAATATCTTGAAGGCAAGCGTCCATGGAACATCAAGTGCGATGTCGCTCTTCCAAGCGCGACACAGAACGAGGTCAATGGTAAGGACGCGAAAGCTCTTATCGATAACGGATGTATCTGCGTATCGGAAGGCGCGAACATGCCGAGCACTCCGGAAGCGATCGAAGTCTATCTCGGAGCGAAGATCCTCTATGGTCTCGGCAAGGCTGCCAACGCCGGTGGAGTATCGGTAAGCGGTCTCGAGATGTCGCAGAACAGCCTGCGCTACAACTGGACTCGCGAAGAGGTCGACGCCAAACTTCTCGGCATCATGAAGGCGATCCACGAGCAGTGCGTCGAATACGGTAAGAAGGGCAATTTCGTCAACTATGTCGACGGAGCCAATATCGCCGGATTCATCAAGGTTGCCGATTCGATGATCGATCAGGGCCTTGTATAG
- a CDS encoding GntR family transcriptional regulator, which yields MIEFRLDPKSGVPFYRQIIDQIKYGIATGSLSTGEQLPTVRSLAVELKVNLNTVTKAYKELEIQNILESHQGTGTFIGNIIVNIPDKERHGKLKSICREFLGIAVSYGFTADDVIKELSRTREV from the coding sequence ATGATTGAATTCCGGCTCGATCCAAAAAGCGGGGTCCCTTTCTACAGGCAGATAATAGACCAGATCAAATACGGGATAGCGACCGGGTCGCTCAGCACCGGTGAACAGCTTCCAACTGTCAGGTCGCTTGCAGTCGAGCTTAAGGTCAACCTCAACACCGTGACCAAGGCTTACAAGGAGCTTGAGATCCAGAATATCCTCGAGTCGCACCAGGGAACCGGCACTTTCATCGGAAATATCATCGTGAATATACCTGACAAGGAACGCCACGGTAAGCTGAAGAGCATCTGCAGGGAATTCCTTGGCATCGCCGTCAGTTATGGGTTCACCGCAGACGACGTGATAAAAGAGTTAAGTAGAACCAGGGAGGTGTAA
- a CDS encoding RNA-binding transcriptional accessory protein, whose product MNELYLKKIASELEIDTGQVSAASRLLDEGGTVPFIARYRKEATGSLDEVAIAAIRDLEAEFKALDDRKASIVRSLEERGLLGEEIHEKIKSASSMTILEDIYLPFRPKRRTRATVAKEKGLEPLAMLLFRQDASDPVDPEKEAETFVDSEKGIGSAAEALEGARDIIAEMISEDADARAGLRNIYFSRGVISSSQAKSEGVEKEKYRDYFDWSEPVKNVPSHRVLAIFRGEKEKHLKVSIAPPGTEALDFLIRHFVTSGSPASRQVAIAVEDGLKRLLSVSIATGIRKELKERADREAIRVFSENLRELLLAPPLGRKRVLGVDPGFRTGCKLACLGKQGELLHYDTIYPHTGEGKREEAKTRTIDLCEKFKVEAVAIGNGTASRETESFFRGLGLGEKTVIVAVNESGASIYSASSAAREEFPDHDLTVRGAVSIGRRLMDPLAELVKIDPKSIGVGQYQHDVNQADLKKGLDDVVISCVNNVGVDVNTASRQLLSYVSGLGPVLADNIVKYRDLNGPFRSRDDLMAVPRFGSSAFLQAGGFLRINGGINLLDSSAVHPESYDIVYSMARGVGCTVEDLMADGEKRAGIVLEDYVTDQAGIPTLKDIIAELARPGRDPREKFEGFNFSSEVEKIEDVEKGMILPGIVTNVTAFGAFVDIGVHQDGLVHISQLSDRFVKDPLEVVQAGKKVEVTVLEVDLERKRISLSMKRSLAGR is encoded by the coding sequence ATGAACGAACTTTACCTGAAAAAAATAGCTTCGGAACTCGAGATCGATACCGGCCAGGTGTCGGCCGCGAGCAGATTGCTCGACGAAGGTGGCACTGTGCCTTTTATAGCAAGATACAGAAAGGAAGCTACCGGTTCCCTCGATGAAGTGGCGATCGCCGCGATTCGTGACCTGGAAGCGGAATTCAAAGCGCTCGATGACCGAAAGGCTTCGATAGTCAGATCTCTCGAAGAGAGGGGGCTGCTTGGCGAGGAGATCCATGAAAAGATCAAATCCGCATCGAGCATGACGATCCTTGAGGACATTTACCTTCCCTTCAGGCCTAAGAGGCGGACCCGGGCGACTGTCGCGAAAGAAAAGGGGCTCGAACCTTTAGCCATGCTTCTTTTCAGACAGGATGCCTCTGATCCGGTAGATCCGGAGAAAGAAGCGGAGACCTTCGTAGATTCTGAAAAGGGGATCGGTTCTGCCGCTGAAGCGCTCGAAGGGGCGAGGGATATAATCGCTGAAATGATCAGTGAAGATGCCGACGCGCGAGCCGGATTGCGCAACATATATTTTTCAAGAGGGGTGATAAGCTCATCGCAGGCGAAGTCGGAAGGTGTGGAAAAGGAAAAATACAGGGATTATTTCGACTGGAGCGAACCTGTTAAGAACGTGCCTTCTCACAGGGTTCTGGCGATATTTCGGGGGGAAAAGGAAAAGCATCTGAAAGTCTCGATTGCTCCTCCCGGGACTGAAGCGCTCGATTTTCTGATCCGGCATTTCGTCACTTCCGGATCGCCCGCCTCAAGGCAGGTCGCCATCGCTGTTGAGGATGGTTTGAAAAGGCTTCTCTCCGTCTCGATAGCGACCGGGATCAGGAAAGAACTTAAGGAACGGGCCGACAGGGAAGCGATCAGGGTCTTTTCTGAAAATCTCAGGGAACTTCTTCTCGCCCCTCCGCTTGGAAGAAAGAGAGTCCTCGGTGTAGATCCAGGGTTCAGGACGGGGTGCAAGCTCGCCTGCCTCGGAAAGCAGGGAGAACTTCTTCATTACGATACGATCTATCCACATACGGGAGAAGGAAAAAGGGAAGAAGCGAAGACCAGGACGATCGATCTTTGTGAAAAATTCAAGGTGGAAGCTGTCGCCATTGGTAACGGAACAGCGAGCCGGGAGACGGAGTCGTTTTTCCGCGGGCTTGGACTTGGAGAAAAGACTGTCATAGTCGCGGTCAATGAATCGGGAGCTTCGATCTATTCCGCTTCGAGCGCGGCGCGCGAGGAGTTTCCAGATCATGATCTCACCGTGAGGGGAGCGGTATCGATCGGCAGGAGACTGATGGATCCACTGGCTGAGCTGGTAAAAATAGATCCGAAATCAATCGGAGTCGGGCAGTACCAGCATGACGTAAACCAGGCAGACCTGAAGAAAGGGCTCGATGACGTCGTCATAAGCTGTGTGAACAACGTGGGAGTAGATGTAAATACGGCGAGCCGTCAGCTGCTCTCCTATGTATCGGGGCTTGGCCCGGTTCTGGCCGATAATATAGTAAAGTACAGGGACTTGAATGGTCCGTTCAGATCGAGGGATGATCTGATGGCAGTGCCCAGATTCGGTTCCAGCGCTTTTCTCCAGGCGGGAGGATTCCTCAGGATCAACGGGGGAATTAATCTGCTCGATTCAAGCGCAGTTCATCCTGAAAGTTACGATATAGTCTATTCGATGGCCAGGGGTGTTGGCTGCACTGTTGAAGATCTTATGGCGGACGGTGAAAAAAGAGCGGGGATAGTCCTTGAAGATTATGTCACTGATCAGGCGGGGATCCCGACGCTGAAAGATATCATCGCCGAGCTTGCCAGACCTGGCAGAGATCCCAGGGAGAAGTTCGAGGGGTTCAATTTTTCCAGTGAAGTGGAAAAGATCGAGGATGTCGAAAAAGGAATGATACTTCCCGGGATCGTCACCAACGTGACGGCGTTTGGAGCCTTTGTCGATATAGGTGTGCATCAGGACGGACTTGTCCACATCAGCCAGCTTTCGGACAGGTTCGTAAAAGACCCGCTCGAAGTCGTCCAGGCGGGAAAGAAAGTAGAAGTGACGGTGCTTGAAGTCGATCTCGAGAGAAAGAGGATATCCCTCTCGATGAAAAGATCACTGGCAGGCAGGTAA
- a CDS encoding peptidylprolyl isomerase, with protein sequence MKRFTTILSAALITVMLFGGCGNKGKSDESQVLENQAAEGSASLNTGEVVAVVNGREINESEVATEQNMLMQQMAGRVDPSQMQMLAAGMKKQAFDNIVKRVLLREAADKEAIGFTEAEKTAKIESVKGNFPSEEAFQNQMKISGLTTELFEKEIEYTIKIEKLIDKMTANVEKTTLKEARSFYDSNIDQFKTPERVKASHILVKVEGTDTEEIKAEKKKKIDDLLVRVKGGQDFADVASENSDCPSSKNGGDLGYFSRGQMVQPFEDTAFALEKGKISDVIETRFGYHIIKLMEKDPAGTTPFEDVGNEVVEYLYSMKKQMEVEKYLEALLDLAAIEYSDSTLMTP encoded by the coding sequence ATGAAGAGGTTTACGACAATATTGTCTGCTGCCCTGATCACTGTGATGCTTTTCGGCGGTTGTGGTAATAAAGGGAAGAGCGACGAGTCCCAGGTCCTTGAGAATCAGGCTGCCGAGGGCAGCGCGTCGTTAAATACCGGTGAGGTCGTCGCTGTCGTCAATGGCAGGGAGATCAACGAGAGCGAAGTCGCGACAGAACAGAATATGCTTATGCAGCAGATGGCAGGCAGAGTAGATCCCTCGCAGATGCAGATGCTTGCTGCCGGGATGAAAAAACAGGCCTTTGATAACATAGTAAAGAGGGTCCTTCTCAGGGAGGCTGCTGATAAGGAAGCGATAGGATTCACGGAAGCCGAAAAAACGGCGAAGATCGAATCGGTCAAGGGCAATTTCCCTTCAGAGGAAGCCTTCCAGAACCAGATGAAAATAAGCGGTCTGACGACCGAGCTGTTCGAGAAAGAGATAGAATATACGATAAAAATCGAGAAACTGATCGATAAGATGACGGCGAATGTCGAAAAGACTACCCTGAAAGAAGCAAGATCTTTTTACGATTCCAATATAGACCAGTTCAAGACGCCCGAGAGAGTCAAGGCAAGCCATATTCTGGTCAAGGTCGAAGGAACTGATACGGAAGAGATAAAAGCTGAAAAGAAGAAGAAAATAGACGATCTTCTCGTCAGAGTCAAAGGCGGACAGGATTTTGCCGATGTCGCTTCTGAGAATTCTGACTGTCCCAGCAGCAAGAATGGCGGGGATCTGGGATACTTCAGCAGGGGTCAGATGGTCCAGCCGTTTGAAGACACTGCCTTCGCTCTTGAAAAAGGGAAGATCAGCGATGTCATCGAAACGAGATTCGGATATCACATCATAAAGCTGATGGAAAAGGATCCTGCCGGGACGACTCCTTTTGAAGATGTAGGTAACGAAGTGGTAGAGTACCTCTATAGTATGAAGAAACAGATGGAAGTTGAAAAATACCTGGAAGCGCTTCTTGATCTTGCCGCGATAGAATATTCCGATTCGACGCTGATGACCCCTTGA